One genomic window of Syngnathoides biaculeatus isolate LvHL_M chromosome 13, ASM1980259v1, whole genome shotgun sequence includes the following:
- the LOC133510506 gene encoding cytoplasmic dynein 1 intermediate chain 2-like isoform X1: MVAVNLGLLHSQRRRRQQARRGGVFHTSFQHHHRPSLPFRNNTNQSKPGCFVTRLFDLDVSMSDKSELKAELERKKQRIAQIREEKKRKEEEKKKKDGDSKRAVDAGAEDSDLEKKRKEAEALLQSVGITPDIQHATAQPLRVVTEDTCLFHYLVPAPMSPSNKSVASDAGSQDSGDGNAGPRRGAVRLGMSKITQVDIIPKEMVSYSKETQTPTEAHTDQKADEDEDDEITAPSPTEDAHEAKEDQDDQHEEDTPKELTEEEKLQVLHSEDFLAFFERGSRIVERALSEQVDVCFDYSGRDLEDKEGDLQAGAKLVLNRQFADERWTKNRVVTCLDWSPQYPELLVASYNNNEDSPHEPDGVALVWNQKYKKSTPEYIFHCQSEVMSAGFAKFHPNLVVGGTYSGQIVLWDNRSNKRTPVQRTPLSAAAHTHPVYCVNVVGTQNANNLISISTDGKLCSWSLDMLSQPQDSLELVFKQSKSVAVTSMAFPLGDVNNFIVGSEDGSVYTACRHGSKAGITEVFEGHHGPVTGLSYHTAGGPVDFSHLFISSSFDWTVKLWSTKSTRPLYSFEDCCDYVYDAMWSPTHPALFACVDLAGRLDLWNLNNDTEVPTASVYVEGAPALNCVRWAPSGKEIATGDSEGQVQVYDVGEQICVPKADEWTRFVRTLADINESRDEAEELANV; this comes from the exons ATG GTGGCGGTCAATCTTGGTTTGCTTCATTCCCAGCGTCGACGAAGACAGCAGGCGAGGCGGGGTGGTGTCTTCCACACCAGCTTCCAGCATCATCACCGCCCATCACTGCCTTTCAGGAATAACACCAACCAAAGCAAACCGGGCTGCTTTGTCACCAGACTCTTTGACTTGGACGTCAG TATGTCTGACAAGAGTGAGCTGAAGGCCGAGCTTGAGAGAAAGAAACAGCGTATCGCCCAGATTCgagaggagaagaagagaaaagaagaggagaagaagaagaaggat GGAGACTCCAAGCGTGCTGTGGATGCAGGCGCCGAAGACTCGGACCTGGAGAAGAAAAGGAAGGAGGCTGAGGCTTTGCTGCAGAGTGTTGGCATCACCCCAGACATACAACacg CCACAGCTCAACCCCTGAGGGTAGTAACAGAGGATACCTGTCTATTTCACTACCTAGTCCCCGCCCCCATGTCTCCCTCCAACAAATCAGTGGCCAGCGACGCGGGAAGCCAGGATTCTGGGGATGGAAACGCaggacccag GCGCGGGGCTGTGAGGCTCGGCATGTCCAAAATAACCCAAGTGGACATTATCCCCAAAGAAATGGTGTCCTACTCAAAAGAAACCCAGACCCCTACTGAAGCGCACACTGATCAAAAAGCAG atgaggatgaggatgatgagaTAACTGCACCCTCTCCAACAGAGGACGCTCACGAGGCAAAGGAAGACCAGGATGACCAACATGAGGAAG ACACCCCCAAAGAACTGACAGAAGAAGAGAAGCTGCAGGTCCTGCACTCCGAGGACTTCCTGGCATTTTTCGAGCGAGGCAGCAGGATTGTGGAGCGAGCGTTGTCCGAGCAGGTGGACGTCTGCTTTGACTACAGCGGGCGAGATTTGGAGGACAAGGAGGG GGACCTGCAGGCTGGCGCCAAGCTGGTTCTGAACAGACAGTTTGCTGATGAACGCTGGACCAAAAACAGAGTGGTCACTTGTCTGGACTGGTCCCCTCAG TACCCCGAGCTACTTGTGGCCTCCTACAACAACAATGAGGACTCTCCTCACGAACCTGATGGAGTTGCACTGGTCTGGAACCAGAAATATAAGAAGAGCACACCTGAGTACATATTCCACTGCCAG tcagaggtgatgtcagctgGCTTTGCGAAGTTTCACCCCAATCTGGTGGTGGGTGGCACCTACTCGGGACAGATTGTCTTATGGGACAACCGCAGCAACAAGCGAACCCCTGTCCAGAGAACCCCGCTGTCTGCTGCTGCACACACT CACCCAGTCTACTGTGTGAACGTGGTGGGAACCCAGAACGCCAACAACCTGATCAGCATTTCTACAGATGGCAAGCTGTGCTCGTGGAGCCTGGACATGTTGTCACAGCCACAG GACAGTTTGGAACTGGTGTTCAAGCAGAGCAAGTCAGTGGCTGTGACCTCCATGGCCTTCCCGCTAGGTGATGTGAACAACTTCATAGTAGGGAGCGAGGACGGGTCAGTCTATACCGCCTGTCGCCATGGGAG TAAGGCGGGCATCACTGAGGTGTTCGAAGGCCACCACGGTCCAGTGACGGGCCTGAGCTATCACACCGCAGGAGGACCGGTGGACTTCTCCCATCTATTCATCTCCTCTTCTTTCGACTGGACCGTCAAACTCTGGAGCACCAAA AGCACACGCCCGCTGTACTCGTTTGAGGATTGCTGCGACTACGTGTACGATGCCATGTGGTCTCCAACGCATCCTGCACTCTTTGCTTGTGTGGACCTTGCTGGACGTCTGGACCTGTGGAACCTCAACAATGACACGGAG GTTCCCACTGCCAGCGTGTATGTGGAAGGTGCTCCGGCGCTGAACTGTGTGCGGTGGGCTCCCTCCGGAAAAGAGATCGCCACAGGAGACTCTGAGGGACAAGTGCAGGTGTACGACGTGGGCGAG caAATCTGCGTGCCCAAGGCTGACGAATGGACTCGTTTCGTCAGGACTCTGGCCGACATTAACGAGAGCAGAGACGAAGCTGAGGAGCTGGCCAACGTTTGA
- the pcyt1aa gene encoding choline-phosphate cytidylyltransferase A isoform X1, translating into MQSTSMPLQSRKRKRDVSNADNEVGERIGKIPRCTVGLKHPAPFAEELVPANAQPYERVTMEEAKRGTRLERPVRVYADGIFDVFHSGHARALMQAKGLFPNTHLIVGVCSDDLTHKFKGFTVMNEDERYDAVRHCRYVDEVVRNAPWTLTPEFLTKHRIDFVAHDDIPYSSAGSDDIYKHIKEAGMFAPTQRTEGISTSDIITRIVRDYDLYVRRNLQRGYTAKELNVSFINEKKYHLQERVDKVKRKVRDVEEKSKEFVLKVEEKSIDLIQKWEEKSREFIGNFLQMFGPEGALKHMLKEGKGRMLQAISPRQSPSSSPAREERSPSPTFRLPFFNKSSPPPSPSPHHSGARGGGYLVSEDDSDDDEDDDN; encoded by the exons ATGCAGAGCACCAGCATGCCACTTCAGTCCAGAAAGAGGAAACGAGATGTCTCCAACGCGGACAACGAGGTGGGAGAAAGGATTGGGAAAATTCCCAGGTGCACTGTG GGGTTGAAGCACCCTGCGCCTTTCGCTGAAGAGCTGGTGCCAGCTAATGCGCAACCCTACGAGAGGGTCACCATGGAGGAGGCCAAACGGGGAACACGGC TGGAAAGGCCAGTGCGGGTGTATGCTGATGGAATCTTTGACGTTTTCCACTCAGGACATGCAAGGGCTCTTATGCAGGCCAAAGGCCTCTTCCCAAATACACACCTCATAGTCGGAG TGTGCAGTGATGACCTGACGCACAAGTTCAAGGGCTTCACGGTCATGAATGAAGACGAACGGTACGACGCCGTCCGACATTGTCGCTATGTGGACGAAGTGGTGCGGAACGCTCCTTGGACGTTAACGCCAGAGTTCCTTACCAAGCACCGC ATTGACTTTGTGGCCCATGATGACATCCCATACTCCTCGGCAGGCAGTGACGACATATATAAGCACATTAAGGAAGCAG GAATGTTTGCTCCCACCCAGCGAACGGAAGGCATCTCCACCTCCGACATTATCACGCGCATCGTCCGGGACTACGACTTGTACGTCAGGCGCAACTTACAGAGGGGCTACACGGCCAAGGAGCTCAACGTCAGCTTCATCAAC GAAAAGAAGTATCACCTGCAGGAGCGTGTGGACAAGGTTAAGAGGAAGGTACGAGACGTGGAGGAGAAGAGCAAAGAATTTGTCTTAAAGGTGGAGGAGAAAAGCATTGACCTCATCCAGAAGTGGGAGGAGAAGTCCCGGGAGTTCATCGGCAACTTCTTGCAGATGTTTGGGCCCGAGGGAGCTCTG aaGCACATGCTGAAGGAGGGCAAAGGTCGCATGCTACAGGCCATCAGCCCCCGCCAGAGCCCCAGCAGCAGCCCGGCCCGCGAGGAGCGCTCGCCCTCTCCCACCTTCCGCCTGCCCTTCTTCAACAAGAGCTCCCCGCCCCCTTCGCCGTCCCCCCACCACAGCGGCGCACGAGGGGGCGGGTACCTCGTCAGCGAGGACGACAGCGACGATGACGAAGACGACGACAATTAG
- the pcyt1aa gene encoding choline-phosphate cytidylyltransferase A isoform X2 encodes MQSTSMPLQSRKRKRDVSNADNEGLKHPAPFAEELVPANAQPYERVTMEEAKRGTRLERPVRVYADGIFDVFHSGHARALMQAKGLFPNTHLIVGVCSDDLTHKFKGFTVMNEDERYDAVRHCRYVDEVVRNAPWTLTPEFLTKHRIDFVAHDDIPYSSAGSDDIYKHIKEAGMFAPTQRTEGISTSDIITRIVRDYDLYVRRNLQRGYTAKELNVSFINEKKYHLQERVDKVKRKVRDVEEKSKEFVLKVEEKSIDLIQKWEEKSREFIGNFLQMFGPEGALKHMLKEGKGRMLQAISPRQSPSSSPAREERSPSPTFRLPFFNKSSPPPSPSPHHSGARGGGYLVSEDDSDDDEDDDN; translated from the exons ATGCAGAGCACCAGCATGCCACTTCAGTCCAGAAAGAGGAAACGAGATGTCTCCAACGCGGACAACGAG GGGTTGAAGCACCCTGCGCCTTTCGCTGAAGAGCTGGTGCCAGCTAATGCGCAACCCTACGAGAGGGTCACCATGGAGGAGGCCAAACGGGGAACACGGC TGGAAAGGCCAGTGCGGGTGTATGCTGATGGAATCTTTGACGTTTTCCACTCAGGACATGCAAGGGCTCTTATGCAGGCCAAAGGCCTCTTCCCAAATACACACCTCATAGTCGGAG TGTGCAGTGATGACCTGACGCACAAGTTCAAGGGCTTCACGGTCATGAATGAAGACGAACGGTACGACGCCGTCCGACATTGTCGCTATGTGGACGAAGTGGTGCGGAACGCTCCTTGGACGTTAACGCCAGAGTTCCTTACCAAGCACCGC ATTGACTTTGTGGCCCATGATGACATCCCATACTCCTCGGCAGGCAGTGACGACATATATAAGCACATTAAGGAAGCAG GAATGTTTGCTCCCACCCAGCGAACGGAAGGCATCTCCACCTCCGACATTATCACGCGCATCGTCCGGGACTACGACTTGTACGTCAGGCGCAACTTACAGAGGGGCTACACGGCCAAGGAGCTCAACGTCAGCTTCATCAAC GAAAAGAAGTATCACCTGCAGGAGCGTGTGGACAAGGTTAAGAGGAAGGTACGAGACGTGGAGGAGAAGAGCAAAGAATTTGTCTTAAAGGTGGAGGAGAAAAGCATTGACCTCATCCAGAAGTGGGAGGAGAAGTCCCGGGAGTTCATCGGCAACTTCTTGCAGATGTTTGGGCCCGAGGGAGCTCTG aaGCACATGCTGAAGGAGGGCAAAGGTCGCATGCTACAGGCCATCAGCCCCCGCCAGAGCCCCAGCAGCAGCCCGGCCCGCGAGGAGCGCTCGCCCTCTCCCACCTTCCGCCTGCCCTTCTTCAACAAGAGCTCCCCGCCCCCTTCGCCGTCCCCCCACCACAGCGGCGCACGAGGGGGCGGGTACCTCGTCAGCGAGGACGACAGCGACGATGACGAAGACGACGACAATTAG
- the LOC133510506 gene encoding cytoplasmic dynein 1 intermediate chain 2-like isoform X2 — MVAVNLGLLHSQRRRRQQARRGGVFHTSFQHHHRPSLPFRNNTNQSKPGCFVTRLFDLDVSMSDKSELKAELERKKQRIAQIREEKKRKEEEKKKKDGDSKRAVDAGAEDSDLEKKRKEAEALLQSVGITPDIQHVPAPMSPSNKSVASDAGSQDSGDGNAGPRRGAVRLGMSKITQVDIIPKEMVSYSKETQTPTEAHTDQKADEDEDDEITAPSPTEDAHEAKEDQDDQHEEDTPKELTEEEKLQVLHSEDFLAFFERGSRIVERALSEQVDVCFDYSGRDLEDKEGDLQAGAKLVLNRQFADERWTKNRVVTCLDWSPQYPELLVASYNNNEDSPHEPDGVALVWNQKYKKSTPEYIFHCQSEVMSAGFAKFHPNLVVGGTYSGQIVLWDNRSNKRTPVQRTPLSAAAHTHPVYCVNVVGTQNANNLISISTDGKLCSWSLDMLSQPQDSLELVFKQSKSVAVTSMAFPLGDVNNFIVGSEDGSVYTACRHGSKAGITEVFEGHHGPVTGLSYHTAGGPVDFSHLFISSSFDWTVKLWSTKSTRPLYSFEDCCDYVYDAMWSPTHPALFACVDLAGRLDLWNLNNDTEVPTASVYVEGAPALNCVRWAPSGKEIATGDSEGQVQVYDVGEQICVPKADEWTRFVRTLADINESRDEAEELANV, encoded by the exons ATG GTGGCGGTCAATCTTGGTTTGCTTCATTCCCAGCGTCGACGAAGACAGCAGGCGAGGCGGGGTGGTGTCTTCCACACCAGCTTCCAGCATCATCACCGCCCATCACTGCCTTTCAGGAATAACACCAACCAAAGCAAACCGGGCTGCTTTGTCACCAGACTCTTTGACTTGGACGTCAG TATGTCTGACAAGAGTGAGCTGAAGGCCGAGCTTGAGAGAAAGAAACAGCGTATCGCCCAGATTCgagaggagaagaagagaaaagaagaggagaagaagaagaaggat GGAGACTCCAAGCGTGCTGTGGATGCAGGCGCCGAAGACTCGGACCTGGAGAAGAAAAGGAAGGAGGCTGAGGCTTTGCTGCAGAGTGTTGGCATCACCCCAGACATACAACacg TCCCCGCCCCCATGTCTCCCTCCAACAAATCAGTGGCCAGCGACGCGGGAAGCCAGGATTCTGGGGATGGAAACGCaggacccag GCGCGGGGCTGTGAGGCTCGGCATGTCCAAAATAACCCAAGTGGACATTATCCCCAAAGAAATGGTGTCCTACTCAAAAGAAACCCAGACCCCTACTGAAGCGCACACTGATCAAAAAGCAG atgaggatgaggatgatgagaTAACTGCACCCTCTCCAACAGAGGACGCTCACGAGGCAAAGGAAGACCAGGATGACCAACATGAGGAAG ACACCCCCAAAGAACTGACAGAAGAAGAGAAGCTGCAGGTCCTGCACTCCGAGGACTTCCTGGCATTTTTCGAGCGAGGCAGCAGGATTGTGGAGCGAGCGTTGTCCGAGCAGGTGGACGTCTGCTTTGACTACAGCGGGCGAGATTTGGAGGACAAGGAGGG GGACCTGCAGGCTGGCGCCAAGCTGGTTCTGAACAGACAGTTTGCTGATGAACGCTGGACCAAAAACAGAGTGGTCACTTGTCTGGACTGGTCCCCTCAG TACCCCGAGCTACTTGTGGCCTCCTACAACAACAATGAGGACTCTCCTCACGAACCTGATGGAGTTGCACTGGTCTGGAACCAGAAATATAAGAAGAGCACACCTGAGTACATATTCCACTGCCAG tcagaggtgatgtcagctgGCTTTGCGAAGTTTCACCCCAATCTGGTGGTGGGTGGCACCTACTCGGGACAGATTGTCTTATGGGACAACCGCAGCAACAAGCGAACCCCTGTCCAGAGAACCCCGCTGTCTGCTGCTGCACACACT CACCCAGTCTACTGTGTGAACGTGGTGGGAACCCAGAACGCCAACAACCTGATCAGCATTTCTACAGATGGCAAGCTGTGCTCGTGGAGCCTGGACATGTTGTCACAGCCACAG GACAGTTTGGAACTGGTGTTCAAGCAGAGCAAGTCAGTGGCTGTGACCTCCATGGCCTTCCCGCTAGGTGATGTGAACAACTTCATAGTAGGGAGCGAGGACGGGTCAGTCTATACCGCCTGTCGCCATGGGAG TAAGGCGGGCATCACTGAGGTGTTCGAAGGCCACCACGGTCCAGTGACGGGCCTGAGCTATCACACCGCAGGAGGACCGGTGGACTTCTCCCATCTATTCATCTCCTCTTCTTTCGACTGGACCGTCAAACTCTGGAGCACCAAA AGCACACGCCCGCTGTACTCGTTTGAGGATTGCTGCGACTACGTGTACGATGCCATGTGGTCTCCAACGCATCCTGCACTCTTTGCTTGTGTGGACCTTGCTGGACGTCTGGACCTGTGGAACCTCAACAATGACACGGAG GTTCCCACTGCCAGCGTGTATGTGGAAGGTGCTCCGGCGCTGAACTGTGTGCGGTGGGCTCCCTCCGGAAAAGAGATCGCCACAGGAGACTCTGAGGGACAAGTGCAGGTGTACGACGTGGGCGAG caAATCTGCGTGCCCAAGGCTGACGAATGGACTCGTTTCGTCAGGACTCTGGCCGACATTAACGAGAGCAGAGACGAAGCTGAGGAGCTGGCCAACGTTTGA